One Caminicella sporogenes DSM 14501 DNA window includes the following coding sequences:
- a CDS encoding PTS fructose transporter subunit IIC encodes MDMNKVKRHLMTGVSYMIPAVVAGGILLSLGIIMGEEGFIASKLIEVGVFALKLMVPLIAGFISYSIADKPGIAVGLVGGVMARELGTGYIGGILVGFFAGWITNQIKKIPVHKNLMVIKPIMIIPVLGVAATAIFMYLISIPLTPAMSGLEKWLVSLKGANLAILGLIIGFMMAFDMGGPVNKIALTFCYATLAEGIYHPMAAAWIGIMTPPIGLALATLINPKKFTKSEKANALPAAIMGSLGISEGAIPYAVTTPLKVIPAIMLGSGIGAAIALLFGAEATIPCAIGIWGLPFLTHPFRWLIGFVFGVVITAALVIILRKESDAQNDDEGTEFSII; translated from the coding sequence ATGGATATGAACAAAGTAAAAAGGCATTTAATGACAGGGGTATCATATATGATTCCCGCTGTAGTTGCTGGTGGTATTCTATTATCCTTAGGAATAATTATGGGAGAAGAGGGATTTATAGCTAGCAAATTAATTGAAGTTGGGGTATTTGCCCTCAAGCTTATGGTTCCATTGATTGCTGGATTTATATCATATTCTATAGCTGATAAACCTGGTATTGCTGTTGGTCTTGTTGGTGGAGTTATGGCTAGAGAGCTGGGAACTGGATATATAGGTGGAATACTGGTTGGTTTTTTTGCAGGATGGATTACAAATCAGATTAAGAAAATTCCAGTACATAAAAATTTAATGGTTATAAAGCCTATTATGATAATTCCTGTACTGGGAGTTGCAGCAACAGCGATATTTATGTATTTGATTTCTATACCTTTGACTCCTGCAATGAGTGGATTAGAAAAGTGGCTTGTTTCTTTAAAAGGTGCAAATCTTGCAATATTAGGATTGATAATTGGTTTTATGATGGCATTTGATATGGGAGGACCAGTAAATAAAATCGCTCTTACATTTTGCTATGCAACCTTGGCGGAAGGAATATACCATCCTATGGCTGCAGCTTGGATAGGAATTATGACACCTCCTATAGGGTTGGCATTGGCGACTTTAATAAATCCTAAAAAATTTACTAAATCTGAAAAAGCAAATGCTTTGCCGGCAGCTATTATGGGTTCACTTGGAATTTCTGAAGGTGCAATACCATATGCTGTTACAACTCCATTAAAAGTAATTCCAGCTATTATGTTAGGTTCAGGTATTGGAGCAGCTATTGCTTTGCTATTTGGTGCTGAAGCTACTATACCTTGTGCAATTGGGATATGGGGATTACCATTTTTAACCCATCCGTTTAGATGGTTGATAGGATTTGTTTTTGGTGTAGTGATAACAGCAGCATTAGTGATTATCTTAAGAAAAGAATCTGATGCTCAAAATGATGATGAAGGTACTGAATTTTCAATTATATAA
- a CDS encoding PTS fructose transporter subunit IIB — MKIVAVTACPAGLAHTFMAKKALENAAKELGHTIKVETQGAMGIENEITKEDIANSDVAILAIDSYIEKMNRFKEIPTIEVSTKAALKDARALIKKALAKINK; from the coding sequence ATGAAAATTGTAGCTGTTACAGCATGTCCAGCTGGGCTTGCACATACTTTTATGGCAAAAAAAGCTTTGGAGAATGCTGCTAAGGAATTAGGTCATACAATTAAGGTAGAAACTCAGGGTGCAATGGGAATTGAAAATGAAATAACTAAAGAGGACATAGCAAATTCTGATGTAGCTATACTGGCAATTGACTCGTATATAGAGAAGATGAATAGATTCAAGGAAATTCCAACAATAGAGGTCTCTACTAAAGCTGCATTGAAAGATGCAAGAGCCTTAATAAAAAAGGCTTTAGCAAAAATAAATAAATAA
- a CDS encoding PTS sugar transporter subunit IIA, with protein sequence MKVRDLINSNLISLNLKAETKKEVLKEITKMINADNRLNSEQLYYDKLLEREKQFSTGVGCGIAIPHAKTDAVKIPTMAIVKLSSPIEWQAIDDKQVKLVIGLAVPESQGDNTHLKIISKLSMKLMEDEFRSNLIIAENKDEILNLMDLVLLE encoded by the coding sequence ATGAAGGTGAGAGACTTAATAAACAGTAATTTGATTAGCTTAAACTTAAAAGCTGAAACAAAAAAAGAGGTATTAAAGGAAATTACAAAAATGATAAATGCAGATAACAGACTAAATTCAGAACAATTGTATTATGATAAATTGCTTGAACGTGAGAAGCAATTTTCTACAGGAGTAGGCTGTGGGATTGCTATACCACATGCAAAGACTGATGCTGTAAAAATACCTACTATGGCAATTGTAAAGTTAAGTAGTCCTATTGAATGGCAAGCTATAGATGATAAGCAAGTAAAGCTTGTGATAGGTTTGGCTGTACCTGAAAGCCAAGGGGATAATACACATCTTAAAATCATATCAAAATTATCAATGAAATTGATGGAAGATGAGTTTAGGAGTAATTTAATAATAGCAGAGAATAAAGATGAGATATTAAATTTAATGGATTTAGTGCTTTTAGAATAA